One region of Culex pipiens pallens isolate TS chromosome 2, TS_CPP_V2, whole genome shotgun sequence genomic DNA includes:
- the LOC120426095 gene encoding selenide, water dikinase 2-like — translation MFKPEQHGLDRAFRLTRFSTLRGUGSKIPQDVLDRLLRGVYADQYLGGGGEPSQSLVDKEGKSSTDNEGVGIGLDSSVIPLKNDLQLVQTVDFFYPLIDDPHMLGRIALANVVSDVYAVGALAIDEIKLVCSAPTEFSEAERDIVVPMIIRGFQEAAVEAKCPAKIGSIALNPWCIIGGIATAVCHKSELIMPYNAQPGDALVLTKPLGTQLATNAFIWMTEEAENWTKLAAHLTPAEVERSYAIAVESMSRLNRSGAELMHKFGAHAATDVTGFGLFGHAENLLKFQKADVDFELDTLPIIRNVVKIAEILGRTPKLMAGKAVETSGGLLVSLPAENAEKFCAEYRTVSEHDAWIIGKVVPGSRVLRMSPNPTVISVD, via the exons atgttcaaaccgGAGCAGCACGGCCTGGACCGTGCCTTCCGGTTGACCCGGTTCTCGACACTGCGCGGGTGAGGGTCCAAGATTCCTCAGGATGTCCTTGACCGGCTTCTGCGAGGAGTTTACGCCGACCAGTACCTCGGCGGAGGGGGAGAACCTTCCCAAAGTTTAGTAGATAAGGAGGGTAAAAGCAGCACTGATAACGAGGGAGTTG GCATTGGATTGGATTCTTCGGTGATTCCGTTGAAGAATGACTTGCAGCTGGTTCAAACGGTGGACTTTTTCTACCCGTTGATCGACGATCCGCACATGCTCGGGCGGATTGCGTTGGCCAATGTCGTGAGCGATGTTTACGCCGTGGGCGCGCTGGCAATCGACGAGATCAAGCTGGTGTGTTCGGCCCCGACGGAGTTTTCCGAAGCGGAGCGGGACATTGTGGTCCCGATGATCATTCGAGGGTTTCAGGAAGCGGCGGTCGAGGCCAAGTGTCCGGCCAAGATCGGCAGCATCGCGTTGAATCCGTGGTGCATAATTGGGGGTATTGCGACTGCCGTTTGTCACAAATCTGAGCTCATTATGCCGTACAACGCCCAACCGGGAGATGCCCTGGTTCTTACGAAACCGCTGGGGACCCAGCTGGCCACGAACGCCTTCATCTGGATGACCGAGGAGGCGGAAAACTGGACCAAACTCGCGGCCCATTTGACTCCGGCGGAAGTCGAGCGATCGTACGCCATCGCCGTCGAGTCCATGTCCCGGCTGAATCGATCCGGCGCGGAGCTGATGCACAAATTTGGCGCCCACGCGGCCACCGACGTGACCGGGTTCGGTCTGTTTGGGCACGCCGAGAATCTGCTCAAGTTCCAGAAGGCCGACGTTGACTTCGAGCTCGACACGCTGCCCATCATCCGGAACGTGGTCAAAATCGCGGAAATCCTCGGTCGAACGCCGAAGTTGATGGCCGGCAAGGCGGTCGAGACTTCCGGAGGGCTGCTGGTCAGTTTGCCGGCGGAGAATGCGGAAAAGTTCTGCGCAGAGTACCGGACAGTGTCCGAGCATGACGCGTGGATCATCGGGAAGGTCGTCCCCGGCAGTCGAGTGCTTAGAATGAGTCCAAATCCGACCGTTATCAGTGTTGACtaa
- the LOC120426096 gene encoding selenide, water dikinase 2-like — protein sequence MKFCSEFYRLSLDLRRYWKRPLLVAGVRTALANVVSDVYAVGALAIDEIKLVCSAPTEFSEAERDIVVPMIIRGFQEAAAEAKCPAKIGSIALNPWCIIGGIATAVCHKSELIMPYTAQPGDALVLTKPLGTQLATNAFIWMTEEAENWTKLAAHLTPAEVERSYAIAVESMSRLNRSGAELMHKFGAHAATDVTGFGLFGHAENLLKFQKADVDFELDTLPIIRNVVKIAEILGRTPKLMAGKAVETSGGLLVSLPAENAEKFCAEYRTVSEHDAWIIGKVVSGSRVLRMSPNPTVISVD from the coding sequence ATGAAATTTTGTTCCGAGTTTTACCGTCTGTCATTAGATTTACGCAGATATTGGAAACGACCACTGCTCGTCGCAGGAGTACGAACCGCACTGGCCAATGTCGTGAGCGATGTTTACGCCGTGGGCGCGCTGGCAATCGACGAGATCAAGCTGGTGTGTTCGGCCCCGACGGAGTTTTCGGAGGCGGAGCGGGACATTGTGGTCCCGATGATCATTCGAGGGTTTCAGGAAGCGGCGGCCGAGGCTAAGTGTCCGGCCAAGATCGGCAGCATCGCGTTGAATCCGTGGTGCATAATTGGGGGCATTGCGACGGCCGTTTGTCACAAATCCGAGCTCATCATGCCGTACACCGCCCAGCCGGGAGACGCCCTGGTCCTTACGAAACCGCTGGGGACCCAGCTGGCCACGAACGCCTTCATCTGGATGACCGAGGAGGCAGAAAACTGGACCAAACTCGCGGCCCATTTGACTCCGGCGGAAGTCGAGCGATCGTACGCCATCGCCGTCGAGTCCATGTCCCGGCTGAATCGGTCCGGCGCGGAGCTGATGCACAAATTTGGCGCCCACGCGGCCACCGACGTGACCGGGTTCGGTCTGTTTGGGCACGCCGAGAATCTGCTCAAGTTCCAGAAGGCCGACGTTGACTTCGAGCTCGACACGCTGCCCATCATTCGGAACGTGGTCAAAATCGCGGAAATCCTCGGTCGAACGCCGAAGTTGATGGCCGGCAAGGCGGTCGAGACTTCCGGAGGGCTGCTGGTCAGTTTGCCGGCGGAGAATGCGGAAAAGTTCTGCGCAGAGTACCGGACAGTGTCGGAGCATGACGCGTGGATCATCGGGAAGGTCGTCTCCGGAAGTCGAGTGCTTAGAATGAGTCCAAATCCGACCGTTATCAGTGTTGACTAA